Proteins from one Primulina tabacum isolate GXHZ01 unplaced genomic scaffold, ASM2559414v2 Contig388, whole genome shotgun sequence genomic window:
- the LOC142534147 gene encoding putative ubiquitin-like-specific protease 2A, with product MDTPEEKRDRCTYLNCLWFCMYNNECFRDRVLTWIKKENIFSKTYVFVPIVMWSHWYLLIMCHFGESLKSGTRTPCMLLLDSLRALDPMRLEPLIRSFVVDIFETQDRHENIKLINDIPLLVPEVPQQRNGEECGVFVLYYTHLFMESAPQELSINKGYPYFVS from the exons ATGGATACTCCAGAAGAGAAAAGGGACCGGTGCACATACTTAAACTGTCTATGGTTTTGCATGTACAATAACGAATGTTTTAGAGATAGGGTACTGACTTGGATCAAGAAGGAGAacatattttcgaaaacatATGTTTTTGTTCCCATTGTCATGTG GTCTCACTGGTATCTCTTGATCATGTGTCACTTTGGTGAAAGCCTGAAATCCGGAACCAGGACTCCATGTATGCTGCTGCTCGACTCGCTGCGTGCGTTGGATCCTATGAGACTCGAGCCCCTTATACGAAG TTTCGTCGTGGACATATTCGAAACACAGGATAGACATGAGAACATAAAGCTGATTAATGACATTCCCCTTTTGGTTCCCGAG gTTCCACAGCAGAGAAATGGTGAGGAATGTGGTGTTTTTGTTCTGTACTATACACATCTTTTCATGGAGAGTGCTCCTCAAGAGTTGAGCATCAATAAAGGCTACCCTTACTTTGTGAGTTAA